Proteins from a genomic interval of Diprion similis isolate iyDipSimi1 chromosome 10, iyDipSimi1.1, whole genome shotgun sequence:
- the LOC124411519 gene encoding formin-B-like encodes MFYRRQGYYYRLIKHLPFLKHFDIYDPQSFIREDVLDNLVVCMLVYCLFYFGLWYADKVIKQIEKVNEKMDAVVRDNKTKLEDLSTLKKKRLEYEDVVVKTKGVQRQIETYLDNELEKLTAELTTTERKIGDLEKVFGKCKYVGSTFNTGTPVSGPEGEMAIEDGQISSEEKPEDVKVLEPSFPPPLPPEPPPRKYGIFVARPPGHRVIPGFGPPPPPPPPKIGFKLPSVC; translated from the exons ATGTTTTACAGAAGACAAGGATATTACTATCGGCTTATCAAACATTTACCGTTTCTCAAGCATTTCGATATCTACGATCCTCAG TCGTTTATCCGCGAAGATGTCCTGGATAACCTTGTCGTCTGCATGCTCGTCTACTGCCTTTTCTATTTCGGTCTTTGGTACGCCGACAAG GTCATCAAACAAATCGAGAAAGTAAACGAGAAAATGGACGCGGTTGTACGTGATAATAAAACC AAACTCGAGGACCTGAGCACcctgaaaaagaaacggtTAGAGTACGAGGATGTGGTTGTCAAAACG AAGGGAGTACAGCGTCAGATCGAAACTTATCTAGACAACGAA CTGGAAAAATTGACCGCGGAACTGACAACGACGGAGCGGAAAATAGGCGATTTGGAAAAAGTGTTTGGAAAA TGCAAATATGTGGGAAGCACTTTCAACACGGGAACACCCGTTTCCGGTCCGGAAGGCGAAATGGCGATCGAGGACGGTCAGATATCCTCGGAGGAAAAACCGGAAGACGTTAAG GTATTGGAACCGTCGTTCCCGCCCCCCTTACCTCCCGAACCTCCACCCCGGAAGTACGGAATCTTCGTCGCCAGGCCACCCGGACATCGCGTCATCCCCGGATTTGGACCACCACCCCCTCCACCGCCCCCAAAAATCGGATTCAAGCTGCCTAGCGTCTGCTGA
- the LOC124410945 gene encoding uncharacterized protein LOC124410945, whose translation MDTGTVRLVIFLGMFLVFAGDYTALMSTIFGINGDKNGTTSLTKRPQNSPKDSPRGQSLSEEENFLEDNGISEKAKLMSTIKSACLPKLICELTASTNQDQLSDMERSLLNLIRDTSLSTTAEVASRYHFAAHMGQLISGLEGQGCHNFYPTCPFPGSTVLSMMKKVRMR comes from the exons atGGATACGGGAACCGTTCGTCTAGTAATTTTCTTGGGGATGTTCCTCGTGTTCGCTGGTGATTACACGGCTCTGATGTCGACGATATTCGGCATTAACGGTGATAAAAATGGCACAACGTCTCTCACCAAGCGGCCGCAAAACTCGCCGAAGGATTCGCCACGTGGTCAGTCGCTGTCGgaggaggaaaattttttggaggATAACG GAATATCTGAGAAAGCGAAGCTCATGTCAACGATAAAAAGCGCCTGCCTGCCGAAATTGATTTGCGAACTTACAGCATCGACGAATCAGGATCAGCTCAGCGACATGGAAAGATCACTCCTTAATCTGATAAG AGACACCAGTCTCAGCACAACAGCCGAGGTCGCATCGAGGTATCATTTTGCCGCTCACATGGGTCAGCTGATTTCCGGTCTCGAGGGTCAAGGCTGCCACAATTTTTACCCGACCTGTCCTTTTCCCGGTTCGACTGTTCTCAGCATGATGAAGAAGGTCCGGATGCGCTGA